The sequence CCGTACGGCGGGTCCATGTAGATCATCTGCACCTGCCCGCCGAGGCTCTCGTAGTGCAGCAGCGAGTTCATCACCACCAGCGAGTCGCCGAGGATGAGGCGGTTCACCCAGTTGTCCGGGTACTCGTAAGCGCGCAAAACCTGATCGTGGATCGGCCGCTGCGGATCGCCGAACAGCTCGAACATCGAGAGCTGCTTGTCGCGCTTGTGGCCCTTGAGCGTTTCGAGAATCGCCGTGGTCGACAACCGCTCGTGCACGAACAGCGGCAGTGTAGGCACGTCGAACGACAGCCGCTCCGCCTTGCCGGCCCAGTTCAGGAACGGCTTGCTCAGCGCACGCAATTGCTCGGCCGCCGACTTCGCGTCTTCAAGCGACGGTGCGTCGAGGATCTGGCGAATCAGCGCCTCGCCTTGCTCGCGCGCCGGGTTCTGCCCATCCCAATCGAGCACTGGCGACAGCGATGAATCGTAGCGATAGCGCTGCGGCGGCTTCTTCTTGCGAAACTGCGCCTGCGTACCGACATCCGGCCGAAGCAAGCTCGTCGCTTCGGGGTGCTTGTAGGTCTCAGTTCGCGGCGCTGCCGACACAGAGCGTTGGCGGCGAGGGCGCGGAGCGCTGATGCGTTTTCGAGCAGTCATACGATTGCTGCCAAGTCATAGAGCATCAGGCGCCTACACGCTACCCAATTGGGTGCTGGCGCAGGCTTCTACTGCCTCAAGGGTTAAATGGCAAACGATACGGCCGCTAAGCAGATACGAACGATCGGGGCGACTGGCCTCACTTCAGCGTTTTACTGGAAAAACCGCGGTCGTTGTACAGCAGCAAAGACCGCTTGCCGCCCACGACTGTCTCCAACGCCACCTCGCGCTGCCACAGGCGGTAGACGTACGAGAGCGTCTTCTCGGCATACTCCAGCTGCAGATCGCGCCCGTCGTAATCGTGCACCAGGTAGAGCACGCGGTTGTGACCGAAGTCCGCGTCTTCGACCTTGAGGACCGGGATCGTACCCATGCCGATGTTCTTCAGTAACGTCTCTTTCACCTCGCGCCAGCCTTCTTTGTCAGCCACCCGGGCGATGACCAGGTCGTCACCCTTGGTCTCGTACTCGAAGAGGTGCAGGTCGCGAATGAGATTCTCGGTGAGATGCCGGCGGAGAAACGAGACATCACGGTCGGTCTCGCGGACTTCGAACAGCTTCTGCGTGCCCGTGGGGTGCGCCGGCCCGAGCTCCTTGGCCTCCTCCGGGGTGGGTTCATCGTACCGGCGGCGGATGTCTTCCCACACCCGCAGGCCGAGATGGTACGGATTGAGACCGTGGGCAAACGGCCGCACCACTTGGTTGTGGCGCACGAGGAATTCCAGGTGCAGTTCTTGCGGCAGGATGAGGCTGTCGAGGATGCGCTTGTGCCAGTACGTGGCCCATCCTTCGTTCATGATCTTGGTTTCGATCTGCGGGATGAAGTACTGCGCTCCCTCGTGCACGATCGTCAGCAGATCCTTCTCCCACTCCGCCAAGTACGGGTTGTGGTCACGGATGAACAGCAGAAGATCCTCATCCGGCACCAATGGCACCTTGCGAAGGTCCGGCTGCGTGTACGGTTGGCGGCGATGAATGCTCTGGAACGGGTCCTCCGGTGGCCGCGCTGCGTCCAACAGGTCCTGGCGCTCTTCTTCGGGGGTGCGTTTGCGCACCGCGAGGTTGCGCCGGCACTGCAGCGAGACGGCGTGGGCCGCGTCGAGGATGTGCTCCACTTTCTCGATGCCGATGCTGGGATCCTCGACGTAGCTGCGGACACGGTTGCGGTGCGCCTTGAAGGTGCTGATCGTGAATTCGGGG is a genomic window of Candidatus Binatia bacterium containing:
- a CDS encoding site-specific DNA-methyltransferase, giving the protein MLDWDGQNPAREQGEALIRQILDAPSLEDAKSAAEQLRALSKPFLNWAGKAERLSFDVPTLPLFVHERLSTTAILETLKGHKRDKQLSMFELFGDPQRPIHDQVLRAYEYPDNWVNRLILGDSLVVMNSLLHYESLGGQVQMIYMDPPYG
- a CDS encoding SpoVR family protein, with translation MATAYDIRVLEEWDAKIRDKLRELGLDCHPQEFELCNHNQMLGYMAYSGMPSHYPHWSYGKAYEKLKTLYDYGVSGLPYEMVINSNPALAYLMRDNSLLLQILTIAHVYGHNDFFKNNFTFRTTRPEFTISTFKAHRNRVRSYVEDPSIGIEKVEHILDAAHAVSLQCRRNLAVRKRTPEEERQDLLDAARPPEDPFQSIHRRQPYTQPDLRKVPLVPDEDLLLFIRDHNPYLAEWEKDLLTIVHEGAQYFIPQIETKIMNEGWATYWHKRILDSLILPQELHLEFLVRHNQVVRPFAHGLNPYHLGLRVWEDIRRRYDEPTPEEAKELGPAHPTGTQKLFEVRETDRDVSFLRRHLTENLIRDLHLFEYETKGDDLVIARVADKEGWREVKETLLKNIGMGTIPVLKVEDADFGHNRVLYLVHDYDGRDLQLEYAEKTLSYVYRLWQREVALETVVGGKRSLLLYNDRGFSSKTLK